In the Solanum pennellii chromosome 5, SPENNV200 genome, one interval contains:
- the LOC114077331 gene encoding putative F-box protein At1g65770, translated as MVAEKVGVAVPLLIGVPVPLLMLAEKEGNEENREFFDLTNGITYTMNFPELAGKQCLGVGIPGWLFTADGEGNMNLFHLNSRALIKLPHMNTLQGFNYDDERGYCEHYVQKAVLSSDPHNNNDDEDYILMISQGVPHTLAYWKPGKNAFITVETRRATYSDVTWHDGQFYGVDVRGRVVILDFRGGLEPTIGRMIQGVPSEFICGMHLYIVHSQGELFVITRDGIFPHPETKTYGVKEFIVFKVDVDNESHDEVNDLGNTSLFLGFSASVAVDDVQQYGCRANHIYFTDDCSCAYYAIEKGGGKDMGIYNLLDDTIEPHYTGESYHRFTPPIWIFNTPFVA; from the coding sequence ATGGTTGCGGAGAAAGTTGGAGTTGCAGTTCCATTGTTGATTGGAGTTCCAGTTCCATTGTTGATGCTCGCAGAGAAGGAAGGGAATGAAGAAAACCGTGAGTTTTTCGACTTAACAAACGGTATTACTTACACCATGAATTTTCCAGAGCTTGCTGGAAAACAATGTTTGGGTGTTGGAATTCCAGGGTGGCTTTTCACAGCAGATGGGGAAGGGAATATGAATTTGTTCCATCTCAATTCTCGTGCTCTTATCAAATTACCCCACATGAACACGTTGCAAGGTTTCAATTATGACGATGAACGCGGTTACTGTGAGCATTATGTTCAAAAAGCCGTGCTTTCTTCGGATCCTCATAACAACAATGACGACGaggattatattttaatgattaGTCAAGGAGTTCCTCATACATTAGCCTATTGGAAACCTGGAAAAAATGCTTTTATCACTGTTGAAACTCGCAGAGCAACTTATTCTGACGTAACATGGCATGATGGACAGTTTTATGGGGTTGATGTTCGAGGGCGCGTTGTTATATTGGACTTTAGAGGAGGATTAGAACCAACTATTGGAAGGATGATTCAAGGCGTTCCCTCTGAGTTTATCTGTGGAATGCATCTCTACATTGTGCATTCTCAAGGTGAACTGTTTGTCATCACTCGAGATGGAATTTTTCCACACCCAGAAACAAAGACCTATGGTGTCAAagaatttattgtttttaaggTTGATGTTGATAATGAGAGTCATGATGAGGTTAATGATTTGGGCAACACATCACTTTTCCTCGGATTTAGTGCCTCTGTGGCTGTTGACGATGTTCAACAGTATGGGTGCAGGgctaatcatatatattttactgATGATTGTTCTTGCGCCTACTATGCTATTGAAAAAGGAGGCGGCAAGGACATGGGCATATATAACTTGCTTGATGATACAATCGAGCCTCACTATACTGGTGAATCGTATCACAGATTTACTCCACCTATATGGATCTTCAACACTCCTTTTGTTGCTTGa